A single region of the Arthrobacter sp. zg-Y20 genome encodes:
- a CDS encoding zinc-binding dehydrogenase has translation MSNGTSTGTMIAGRLNVETGTFAMQEVPIPEPGPGFVRIKVGAAGVCLSDVHLIQGLLRPQFLKGSEVTLGHEVAGTVDLPGAGVTSVAPGDRVVVQAGYEYNGVTLTMGVDYDGGWAEYLVVPAGVLVPLGDDIPFDQASIIPDAVSTPWGAIASTADVRAGEAVGVWGIGGLGAHGVQLLRLVGAAPIIAVDPLPEARERALEFGADIALDPMAEDFAESMKAATGGKGLDVALDFAGVDAVRAQAINCLGRDGRLVLVGLSGKPMTINDSTGFSYARKQVRGHYGSEAHHVPQLVSLARLGRLDFAKSVSGRIPLADAEKAVQALDAKEGNPIRLVLIP, from the coding sequence ATGTCCAACGGCACTTCTACCGGCACCATGATTGCCGGACGTCTCAATGTTGAAACGGGCACTTTCGCCATGCAGGAAGTTCCGATCCCGGAGCCCGGCCCCGGTTTTGTCCGCATCAAGGTGGGGGCGGCCGGCGTCTGCCTCTCCGACGTCCACCTGATCCAGGGCCTGCTGCGTCCGCAGTTCCTCAAGGGCAGCGAAGTGACGCTCGGGCATGAGGTGGCCGGCACGGTGGACCTGCCCGGTGCGGGCGTCACGTCCGTGGCGCCTGGTGACCGCGTAGTGGTTCAGGCCGGCTACGAATATAACGGCGTCACGCTCACCATGGGCGTGGATTACGACGGCGGCTGGGCCGAGTACCTGGTTGTTCCCGCCGGCGTGCTGGTTCCGCTGGGCGATGACATCCCCTTCGACCAGGCCTCGATCATTCCCGATGCCGTCTCCACCCCCTGGGGCGCCATTGCCTCCACGGCAGATGTCCGCGCCGGTGAAGCCGTGGGTGTGTGGGGCATCGGCGGGCTCGGCGCCCACGGCGTCCAGTTGCTGCGCCTGGTTGGCGCGGCGCCCATCATTGCCGTTGATCCCCTTCCCGAGGCCCGGGAACGCGCCCTGGAATTCGGTGCGGACATCGCCCTGGACCCCATGGCGGAAGACTTCGCCGAGTCCATGAAGGCCGCCACGGGCGGCAAGGGCCTGGATGTAGCCCTGGACTTCGCCGGCGTGGATGCCGTGCGCGCCCAGGCCATCAACTGCCTGGGCCGGGACGGACGCCTGGTGCTGGTGGGCCTGTCCGGCAAGCCGATGACCATCAATGACAGCACCGGGTTCTCCTATGCCCGCAAGCAGGTCCGCGGCCATTACGGCTCCGAGGCGCACCACGTCCCGCAGCTGGTGTCCCTGGCCCGCCTTGGCCGGCTGGACTTTGCCAAGTCCGTCAGCGGCCGCATTCCGCTGGCCGACGCCGAGAAGGCCGTTCAGGCCCTCGACGCCAAGGAAGGCAACCCGATCCGCCTGGTGCTGATCCCGTAG